The nucleotide window TTCAAATTCATCTTTTACAATCCAAGTTGGAAAttcctcaagatcttcttcctcttttatctttaaAACAAGTATTGAATTTATAAATTCTCTTGGTAATTTCCTAACAACTAATTTATCCATCTATAGCATGTCAAAGACATTTTGCTTCCCAATCAACTTTCGTGAACTTATACTTTGTCTCACTATTTTTCTTACTCCATAAGAGATTATAAACTTCACGTAGTATATAACTATATTCCAATAAGTTCGTGGTACCAATGTCTTCCAAAGTTGTTGATGCTAACATTCTATTAATGTCTCTCTAAGGGTCAAATATTACACTTTATTCTTTCTAATTAGTTTATGATCTTTCCATAACACTTCTTATATCTTTTGACTTACAGTAATAAGGTGTTGAAGATGTCTTCTTCAGATTTCATTCTATAATCTTGCATTTCTCTCATCATTCTATCAACTTTTTTCCTTTGTGCTGAGGTTGTTATTTCATCAAATAATATCAGATTTATTGTCATTTCTTCCAATATCTATAACagaaaataagttttttttttccgaATTTTAGTATTTATCTATTTTCATTTATTGTCATCACTAACTAacaattaatttataataattactAACAAAGtaactttaaaataaattaaaaacaacatAAATAATTACATTTATAACAAATCACAACaaacatcaaactaaacaaattagTAACAAAATACCTTCACAATAAAAATTACATTTCTAATccctttattaaaaaaaaaaacatatcttcacctttctcttctctactatcctttctttttttatcctctccctctcttcttcccttttgctatctttatttttttttaaactacTTCTCTTCTTCTCTACAAAGAACCATGGTTATAAGGCCCCCAAATTTACTTCACCGATGTTGCCTATAAGATAGGGGTCACTGGTGCCGCCTATTGATATGGCACCATCCCCAAATGCTATACTCGTATATATCAACGGATATATACTAAACCTGAACTTTAGGTGCCGCCTATCAACATGACATCacctattaaaatatatatatattttcaaatgaCAAAAACTGAAAATGACAGCTTTAGGGTGGTGGTGGCACCTATCCACCACTCTCCACCACCCCATCTCTATCATTTTCGTATATAATCAAGCATCCAACCTATTTTcaaatttaatatgttttttttgtaATATTGGTGTAAAAAAGCCAAGAAAAGTAGAAATAAATAAGAATAAAAGAATCTCCTCAGTTTACAACTTGATAAAACAGTGtttcaggaaaaaaaaaaggCCACAAATGTAACCGTCTTCCCAAGTGGCAACCAGTAAAAAGGAAAAAACCCACCAAgagagaagaaagaaaacaatCGTAAgtatttgtcaaaaaaaaaaaaacaatggtaAGTAATTACTCCCATGACCGATCACCTGAGGTGGTACCTTTCTATGACAACTCCCATTTTCTTTATAAGCTGAGAGATAACCAGTTCTGTGTTCTGCAATGTTTGTTTCATATCTCATGCTGACATGCCTCGCTTCTGCTTCTGGTCAGTTGCCCTCAATTTGGGACACATCTGAAAGACAGTAAAATGGTCAGCGTAAGGATTCAGACACTATTTCCTTAAGAACATGGATGAGTTAATAAAATGCTTACCTTCTGTAATGATGATACGCAGTCTGTCCACATTGAGCTCATAAAACAGAAAGGTTCATTGTCTTTAACccaaatttctttacttctcgtAACAGATGAAGTATCTCTTGAATTAATAGCAGCCCCTTTTTTCCATTTTTGAGAGCATTTAGAGAACGTTGAAGAAAACTACAGTCAGTTTCAAGTGCTTCCAACCTCTCATTAAGTTCTGCAATTTCATTTTCAAGAGCATCTAAGCTAATTTCTCCACAATCTTCTGAACCTTCCTGCCCATTGGAAACCGTATCACCATTTTCTTCTTCATCTTTGCTTATTGAAGTTTCTTGGAAAACACCGGTTCCATTAGCTATTGATGAAGCTTCCTGTACTGGTGTATGATCCTTTTCTTCTCGGCCTCCATCAGAGTTTTGTGGCGATGATGTCCCATACTGAGCAAGCATGTTAAGTTTCTTCTCCAACTTTTGTAGCCACTGAGAGATGTACGACTTCTCATCTTCGATTTCCGACCATGCGGTTATGACTACGGGATGATCGTCAACGACGGTACTAGCCTCGGGCAACATTGTTTCCAAGGGATATTTCATATCATCTTGCTTGGAACATGTGCTTGTGTTGTTCTCCATAGAAACATGTTCCTTGTCTAAGTTGATGTTCGCCTCGGGTTCGGTCTCTTCCGATGTTTCATCAGGGAAGTTATATTTGTAATATTCAAGCTCTGCTTCCAAATCTtgtatttctttctctttttcagtCAGAAGATCGTTAGCTTTCTCCAAGGCGTCAACATCGAATTCGGCTTGCTCTTCCATCATCCTTAGGTACTGCAGGGCTTCCATACGGAGTGCTGCTTTTTCTTCTTGCAACCTTGTGATCATAGCCATTGCCTGATTTGCAGCAATTGCAGAAGCATTCCTTTCTTCATCTAGTTCTTTGGATAATGCATTTATGTAGTTCCTGTAATTGTCAACTTCTTGTTTCAGCGTATCAAGTGGATTTTCGCCGTCGATGACGCTGCTTTCTTCGAAATATTTGAGGCCAGGCGAGTCATTTATTGCTTCAAAGAACAGGTTCTGAAGATTCCGAACCTCTTCGGAGTTGGATTCGGATCTTAGCAATTCAACTGCACGATCTTGTAACTCAGGACTTAAGTTGTTCAATGATAAATGAATCCCTTCTCTAGAAGTGCTCTGCCCCGGCAATGACTTAACTTCTCCATTAACTCCATTCGTAGGTTCAGTAACAAACTCGGATGCACTTTTTTCTTCACCACAGACTGGTAGCTCCTGCACCGCACTCCGATCCCCATCGGTTGAATTTACGATGGCGGTATCATCCTCAAGTCGGTCAGTTCCGAAAACAGCTTGAGTTGACGAGCTTATCAACTTAGAGATTTCATCACTCTCAGTTTTACTTGGTTCAAAAACAGTCTCCACTGGCAATGACTTATGATCTTCATTAACTCCATTATTGTTTGTTAGCATATGTTTTGTTACAAACTCAGGTTCACTCGGATCTCCATCGGTCGAATTTAGCATGGCAGTATCATCCGCAACTTGATTGGTTTCGAAACAAGCTCCGGTTGTCGTACTTATCAACTTCAAGATCTCATCATTCTTATTGACAGAAACATTTTCATTATCTGGTTCAAGAGGAACATCCTTAGCATTAATTGAATTGGAAGCATCAACCTGAGAAATAAAATCAGCTGCTAATAATGAGGCACTGAAACTTGGAACTTCCATAAGACAGGATGTAGGAGGATAATTATCTAGAGAAATAAGCTCAGGTAGTTCATTAAAATTAGCCTTCACTTTATGCTCACTGAGCACATTCTCGATCTCTGGAACCAAGCATCTAAGATCAAGAGATTCATTAGGATCATCAGCCTGTTCTTTTTTGTTCTCGTTTATATTACGATTTATGCTATCGCCAGTATCGTTATCAGTAGCCGGGAACGCGGATTTGGATTCAGAACTGATCTTCACCTCAGTGTCTCCTACGTGAGACAAGTGCTCAAATCCAGTTTTCCTAGGAACCGTGTCGTTCATCTTCTTCAAGTCATTTATAGGACTTAAGCTACGAGGCAAAGGAATGCTGGGCTTCGAAACCGACGTGGATGATTTCAGGAGAAGTGATCTATTGGAACTTGGTCTTGGAATCCATGGTTTATTACAGCATAGGCACAACCGTGTGAATTTGTAGGCAGATGTAAGATCCTCATCTACTTGAGAACAACAATTTCCATCATAACCCAAATTTCCTGAAACGAGTCTCTTCATATCGGAGTTTGATTCATTTCCCTCGACATGCGACGCGAGACATTCATCGCACATGCCACTGCTATCGACGAGCTTGTCATGGATGTTGCAGGAAAGCAAGAATGAAATCTCTGATCTATGACTTCGGCAAAACAGAGTCCGATAGAATCCATCTTTTGCATTGCCGAAAACATGATCAAGCCGAGAGCATAGAATGCAAGGGATTTGCAATTCACAGTACTGTGCAAAACTTGTGACCATGTAAGAGAAGGCAGCATCAATGAACAATAAAAAGATTAGAATCCATTCACAAGCAGCAAACTTGAGCACTCTTATAAACCCTTTCAAATTCCTTTGTACTCTGGGAAATGGATTTACAATTGCAGTCATTTTTTCCAGAAATTTGCTCTAGGACTGGATTTCCACAAggttcacaaaaaaaaaaaaccttgcaATGCAAACCTGAGATTTttaaaaaatgggaaaaaaattTCATGAtaacaaataattaaaaattgaaatcaAATTCCTTAAGGTCCAAcctattaattaattaatgtaataaaaaACAACCCCACATGAAATCAAAGAAAACCCAATTATGAGGATCTATTGACATAGACAATTATAAGAACAATCCTCCATATTCAATTAAGATCCAAAGATGAAGAATAATACCTTATCAGGATTGATATGAACGATGATGATGAGTTAGGACGAGTGTCAGAGATATATATACCTGTATATACATATATCTGACACAGGTAATGTTGAAATGTTATTAGATTTAGAAAAACATTACCATATCACTCTGTCCTAATAAAATCCATACGAAAAACCCAACTAATATGATGATGATTTAAcagggaagaagaagaagaagaagaagaagaaaaggaaatgGAAAGTGCTTTTGTCCGGGAAAAATGATTGACCGTTGAAACCAACTGTTATTGTTTGTTTAGTTGCCAAATAAAGGATTATTTCATGTtggaaattttttaatttgaacCAGTTtggatttgtattttttttaagctCGAGTTCGAATATTTTTAAATTCGGATTTTCTCTTGCGCAGACCTTTTGAAATCAATTTTTATGgggcttgaattttttttttttgtctggaTTGGTTCAGGTCAAAGTGATTTAAAcggatttaaataattttaatgttttataaatACTACCTTTCTGAATGTAGGTGAACAacacatttatttttatataaaaatctatataatatataacatataatataaataatattttataaataaaatttttgaatcataatttaatataaataatattttataaataatattcagAAGATGGACATACTACATGACCATATTTTCTGttctttaattttcatttttttgatGTATGCGAAATTGATATAAATAAAGTAGTTATATTCTAGATtcacataataataattttcagtGAACGTAACACTTCCAGCGCTGCAAGTACATCAGCCACCATATTACCTCCACGGTACTCATGCACCACCGTGACCTCCCAGTTTCGCTTAATCAGTTCCATCGTTGACCACCCGATCGAACAAGTAGGCTCCAGCGTCGTCTAGAACCATCCGTCTTATCCCTATCTCCCATGCACCTTGGAGTCCCTCGTATGCACCCCCAAAACTCTGCCTCCATCACCGTGCAAGTTCCAGCATTTTTTGCAAACCCCCATACCCATTGACCATTCTGATCACGTATACCCCCTCCACTGGCAGCCACCCTGTTAGACTTTATATGACTTCATTAAACATAAATCTGGACTAGGGTTACGTCCACATCTGCGATAGAGATCATACAGCATAAATTGAGTCCGTATAGAACTATAtttttattactactattattatcgATGTTTATTATAGTTTTAATATAACTATCGTAACTcattttttcaatatttttaatttaaaaaattattatatgcaATTTCTTACTTAATAAATCTGATtctaaattatattataattttcacAATATTTTTTAAATGTAACCACCTAATCTATTTCTTTTCTAATCTATTTCTTTTTTCaactttttaatataattatagtaACCTATTcctaaattatattataattatcacacttttaaatataactattgtaatttatttcttttcaacttttaatttattataattatttttaagatttaatatgataaaaataaagaGTATTAttatccatttaaaatttttctaaactcatttatatatatatatatatatatatatatatacacaatacaaatttatcattataatttgcattattatataatattacaTTATATTGTGCATATTATAATGTATAATCTATCATATAAGATAATATAATGGTATAAAAAGCCATTGAAAGTATCCTAAAAAATTGATTAAGCCCTTTGATTTGATAGACTTAATAAATGACTGTTAAACTCTAACAGTTGACCTGCCGTTATTtgatatgtatgtcaaattagtTCTTATGAATCCGTtgaataaagaaattaaatatattttctcatagattcttttatggtaaaattGACAAGACTTTAacggaattagaattgggttgagaaaaatatttgattgaaaaattaatttagttaatttgattaattaattaattttaatatttattttgcgAAATAGGATTTCTGGTAGATCTATTTACACTCaagtttttatatattgttattctaCTAGAATTTCTGGGAATTACAATTTCTGTCAATTTTTATAAGAGAGAATTATTTTCCTACTGAAAGTAATAAAATTGTTTCGTTTTGTGTTTGATTTGTGTTGTTTGAGCCCACACTTTGTAGACCCTCACTCGGTGAATAGTTTGTTCAACAATTGATCCAACAATCTATTGACTAAAGCTCAATCTATCCTTAAATAAGAAGCAATTGTAGCCCCAATAGATAACCCCCCAATGTGTTACAACCACTTGCCCAAATGACCTCACTTACAATAAGTTTTAACTCTCCAAGAATGCTTATAACAAAACACAAACAACAAAGTAAATGCTAACGACAATTACACAAGAAAACAATACAAAAGCACTCCCTCAAAGAGTCATCGAACCATGTGAATAAGTTGCCTATTTATAGGCACAATATAACAACTTCCTCAAATAGCTTCATGAAATAGAATTATCATTTTTGTTGCATGATTatccaagaaaaaaaaaacctccaATATTTATCTTAAATTAAAGCCTTTTAAGTTGAGCAAAATCAACAGCTTTATCACCAAGTAAATGGCTTAAAGGATAAGGACAAACCTTATGGGATAAGACAAGTCAATCACCAATTTATTCTCTAACCAATATCGATCACCATCCTTTAAGAAATGATAAAACATACTATGAGGACCATTTGCTTATAGAGAAATGAATGATGGAGGTCAAAGTCAAAAACGTCAACAACCAACTCTATTCGAGCTATCTTGAAGATATTTTCAGACTGTAGGTCAAAGGTATGCCTGGACATATGTTCCAACATAGGAATAAACAAGCAATTCTAAGAGTTGTTTGAACATGAATTGAAACATTAGCAACAAAACAACTAAAATCCcaatacatatattttatatttaccaTTTACATAGGTATTgcaataaaatacataaattattATCATGATTTACTATTAAAATAAATTGCTCTTGATTAATTCTAGTCAActataaaaattcataattttaaatttttatttattatttttcatgccttTTATTATAAACAGTTATAATTATGCATACAAATTTTTCaagtttaatttttgttttcttagTCCTATTGATTTACTCATGATTTGTATTGTTCTTCTTCTATGAAGTTTCATTTTGAATtatgtaaaattttatttataacatgacaaattttagaattttttataaaTCTTTATCAACTTTATAATTAACTTgcttattgttaattttttaattgaTTTAGCATCCAtgtctttttatatatataattaagatAACTTTTATGTCTATTTTTTTAATTATCCATCGAACAATGTCATTTTCAAGAttcaaacataaattatttttcgTATTCATGTTATTtacattatatataaaattatacatttttacTTTATAAGGAAATAATTTCATGAATTATGAAgaataataacatatttaataaaaatataatatgtgaaGTTTTTATTGAATTAAGTATTATGTGCATACCACAGGtttaaaactattattatatttatttttaggaaaaataaatttcaaaCTATTAGTATATTTACTTTAGAAAAAATTggattgtttatttatttgttataAATATGTTATACTATGTGGAAGTATGCATCGCATTTCGACCAATACAATGAGTTACGTCGCAACAAGGGAAGACTCTTCATCCCGACTAGCAGTCGACGTCACGACTAGAAGAAATGCCTCTGTCCTAACAACGTGATCGCTCTTTGTCCCAACAACACAAACACCATGTCAAAATGTGGCAATGTGTTTCTCAAGTTTATCAGTTTTCTTTTCTCAATTaaactctattttaatttctcttgCCATAAAAGCAACAAATTTTAGTCTATAAATAGGCCTTAGTTACCCTAGGTTTATACAACAGAAAATATACTAATTGaaagatttttgtgtttttgagttTGAAGGGTTTTACTTTCGGGGTTTCAGGTTTTCCTTGTTTTGATTCTCTCCATATTTGTACTTCTTTTATATTAGTGAAATCTCATTTTGCTCGtggtttttatcttttttttaagGAGTTTTTCCACATAAATTTGTGTGTtcgatcttttcaatttcttctttactATTCTTATTCTTTGCATACACAAGAGTATCCCcaataaattggtatcagagtttaGTTCGGTTTATAAATTCTGCCCATCCAGAAATGGCAGTGACAAGGTTTGATATTGAGAAGTTTGATGGAATCACAAATTTTAGTCTGTGGCAAGTTCAGATAACGACAATACTGGTTTAGAATGGTCTGAAAAAGGTTATTACAAGGAAGAAGCCCGCGGATATGGATCAATAAGAAtgagaagagcttgatgaaaaatCTCTATTTGTAATTCAACTATTCCTCACGAATAAAATGTTACAGGATATTCTAATAGAGAAAACAACGTCTACACTATGAAGGAAACTAGAAGCCTTATATATGACAAAACCTCTAGCCAATAGGTTAGTTTTAAAACAATGTTTATACACGTTTAAGATCGTCGAAGGTGAGTTCATTAGGGCTCATATCAGTGAGTTAGTTACCCTTCTAAATAACCTAAAGAATCTTGTAGCATATATCAgtgatgaagatcaggctatgttGTTCTTATGTTCTTTGCTCTCTTTTCACAAAActttaaaggaaaccatgattTACGGAAGAGATGATATCTCGTTCGAGGACGTGAAGGGAAATCTACTAAGCAAAGATAAACTCAATAAAGAGTTAGGCCCAAATAAGAAGTCAGACGGGCAAGTCTCAGTCTTTGTTACAATGGGCAAACAACAATCCAGAAAGTCAAATCGAAGCAAGTCTAAGGCAAGATCAAAATTCAGAAACTAAGACAAACAATTTGGCTATTGCAAGAAGATGGGTCACATTAAGGCAAAATGTTACGAACTTCAGAATAAGAATAAAAGATATGTAGAAAATGATGAATAGAAAGCAAAAGTTGCTAATGATAGTGTAACAGAATAAAAAATGataatttcttgttagtgtcGACGAGCAAGAGTTCCAAGCTTACTTCTGAATGAATCCTAGATTCAGGGTGCTCTTATCACATGTATCTTAATAGGGACTGGTTCTCCACGTATAGTTCTATTGAAGGTGAGGTTGTATTAATAGGGAATAATTCTCCATGTAAGATAATCAGAACTGGAACAGTACAAATCAGGATGCACGAAGGAATTATTCGAACACTGTcaaatgtcaggtatgtacccGACTTAAGAAAAATCTCCTCTCATTAGGAATTTTAGACTCTAATGGTTGTAGGATTATTATCGAGTCAAATGACTTAAAAGTTTCTCATGGAGCCCTCGTTGTAATGAGAAGATAGAAAAAGGGTAGCATGTACATTCTGCAAGGGTCAATGGTAACTGGTGCAACTGCAAGCACCAAAAAAAAGCTAAACCCGTTGTCACTTTGCAACGAGGACCACCATGACGTTGTAACAACATCACGTGATTTTTTTTCATAGATTCTGAAGTAACCAAACTATGGCACATACGACTTGGTCATATGAGTGAGAAAGGTATGACAACATACATTGTGTAAAAGAGGTCTTCTGAAAGGCACTAGAGTTAGAAAGTTAGGTATCTGCAAGCACTATACTTACAGGAAATAGACACGAGTAAGTTTTGATTCAACAGTACATATAACAAAAAGGACTCTCAATTATATCCATTTCGATTTATAGAGTCTGACTCGTGACATCTCGAAAGGAGGTAATAAATATTTCCTAACTTTTATTAATGATCACTCTAGAAAAGTTTAGGCTTATTTTTTGAAACAGAAGAATGAAATTTTTGGAATCTTTAAGCAGTGaaaatattgttaaaaaaataGACAGGAAAGCCTGTGAAGAGGTTGAGAACGAACAATGGtcttgaatttttatttatcGAAGTTTAATAATTACTACAAACGAGAATGAATAAAGAGATATCGCACCATTGTAGGTACTTTGCAGCAGAATGAAGTTGCTGAAAGGATGAATAGAAACTTGCTCGAAAATGCTCGATATATGCAATTTAATGTAGGCTCAGGAAAGGAATTTTGGGATGAAGCCATCAACATGGCAAGCCATTTGGTGAACCTATATTCCTATCGAGCATTAAACAAAAAATTTCAAAGGAGATATGTTCAGGTAATCCTTCCAATTATTCTAACCTTATAATTTTCAATTGTCCTACTTATGCTAGAGTTAGCTAGGGAAAGCTCAAACTAAGGGTCATAAAGTGAATTTTTCTAGGATATTCTGTCAGTACGAAAGATTTTAAATTGTGGTGTCCGGAAACCGACAAAACAATTGTTAGTAAAGATGTTACGTTCGATGAATCTATCATGATTTGTTCAGAAAATGGGTTGCCTAAATTTAAAGACACAACAAACTAGAGTGTTTCAAGCAAGGTAGAGTCTAAGGAAGAAACAATAAGTGACGTCACGACGAGAGGGAGCATAACGTCACAATAAAGGTACATCATGAAGATCCTTAAACGATTTGAGATGCAAGACTCAAAACCGATAAGTACTCCCTTAGTTGCACATTTTAAACTCTTAATTTCATATTCCCCTCAAAATGAAGAAGAAAGGTACATGTCAAAAGTACATTACTGATGTATacatgataagttttatatttatgattgatcgtacttgaaaactaactattatcacgatgaaggcaagcgcacctatcgaacagtagtatagtttatagcaagaccggaatgtcgaacccacaggaattaaaagtactagtattaactttctttttattatctagcctaaaaataaagggatttactttatctaaactaattaactaaactaagaatgcacaggaagaaaattggggaaatacttttaggaaaactgattgatttggacaatacccaaggaaaaatccacctagacttcacttgttacttgactctgaaccagacgagtTATTCATTTAACtcgattcgtagaaatccctaagctatattattatctctctcaagactaacaacgtctaaccctaggttgattaattgaaatctctttctaattaaaacccctagtgttgca belongs to Gossypium arboreum isolate Shixiya-1 chromosome 7, ASM2569848v2, whole genome shotgun sequence and includes:
- the LOC108480049 gene encoding myosin-binding protein 1-like encodes the protein MTAIVNPFPRVQRNLKGFIRVLKFAACEWILIFLLFIDAAFSYMVTSFAQYCELQIPCILCSRLDHVFGNAKDGFYRTLFCRSHRSEISFLLSCNIHDKLVDSSGMCDECLASHVEGNESNSDMKRLVSGNLGYDGNCCSQVDEDLTSAYKFTRLCLCCNKPWIPRPSSNRSLLLKSSTSVSKPSIPLPRSLSPINDLKKMNDTVPRKTGFEHLSHVGDTEVKISSESKSAFPATDNDTGDSINRNINENKKEQADDPNESLDLRCLVPEIENVLSEHKVKANFNELPELISLDNYPPTSCLMEVPSFSASLLAADFISQVDASNSINAKDVPLEPDNENVSVNKNDEILKLISTTTGACFETNQVADDTAMLNSTDGDPSEPEFVTKHMLTNNNGVNEDHKSLPVETVFEPSKTESDEISKLISSSTQAVFGTDRLEDDTAIVNSTDGDRSAVQELPVCGEEKSASEFVTEPTNGVNGEVKSLPGQSTSREGIHLSLNNLSPELQDRAVELLRSESNSEEVRNLQNLFFEAINDSPGLKYFEESSVIDGENPLDTLKQEVDNYRNYINALSKELDEERNASAIAANQAMAMITRLQEEKAALRMEALQYLRMMEEQAEFDVDALEKANDLLTEKEKEIQDLEAELEYYKYNFPDETSEETEPEANINLDKEHVSMENNTSTCSKQDDMKYPLETMLPEASTVVDDHPVVITAWSEIEDEKSYISQWLQKLEKKLNMLAQYGTSSPQNSDGGREEKDHTPVQEASSIANGTGVFQETSISKDEEENGDTVSNGQEGSEDCGEISLDALENEIAELNERLEALETDCSFLQRSLNALKNGKKGLLLIQEILHLLREVKKFGLKTMNLSVL